From a region of the Eulemur rufifrons isolate Redbay chromosome 7, OSU_ERuf_1, whole genome shotgun sequence genome:
- the GTF3C4 gene encoding general transcription factor 3C polypeptide 4, which produces MNTAGKARVGPAPDGPALPGEEEGEGGGEAGGKERAADAAPGPSAAFRLMVTRREPAVKLQYAVSGLEPLAWSEDHRVSVSTARSIAVLELICDVHNPGQDLVIHRTSVPAPLNSCLLKVGSKTEVAECKEKFATSKDPTISQTFMLDRVFNPEGKALPPMRGFKYTSWSPMGCDANGRCLLAALTMDNRLTIQANLNRLQWVQLVDLTEIYGERLYETNYRLSKNEAPEGNLGDFAEFQRRHSMQTPVRMEWSGICTTQQVKHNNECRDVGSVLLAVLFENGNIAVWQFQLPFVGKESISSCNTIESGISSPSVLFWWEYEHNNRKMSGLIVGSAFGPVKILPVNLKAVKGYFTLRQPVVLWKEMDQLPVHSIKCVPLYHPYQKCSCSLVVAARGSYVFWCLLLISKAGLNVHNSHVTGLHSLPIVSMTADKQNGTVYTCSSDGKVRQLIPIFTDVALKFEHQLIKLSDVFGSVRTHGIAVSPCGAYLAIITTEGMVNGLHPVNKNYQVQFVTLKTFEEAAAQLLESSVQNLFKQVDLIDLVRWKILRDKHIPQFLQEALEKKIESSGVTYFWRFKLFLLRILYQSMQKTPSEALWKPAHEDAKILLVDSPGMGNAEDEQQEEGTSSKQVTKQGLQERSKDGDAEEPADDSLPQTGDVGGREPMEEKLLEIQGKIEAVEMHLTREHMKRVLGEVYLHTWITENTSIPTRGLCNFLMSDEEYDDRTARVLIGHISKKMNKQTFPEHCSLCKEILPFTDRKQAVCSNGHIWLRCFLTYQSCQSLIYRRCLLHDSIARHPAPEDPDWIKRLLQSPCPFCDSPVF; this is translated from the exons ATGAACACGGCCGGCAAGGCCCGGGTAGGGCCCGCGCCCGACGGGCCTGCGCTGCCCGGGGAGGAAGAGGGCGAGGGGGGCGGCGAGGCGGGCGGGAAGGAGCGGGCGGCAGACGCGGCCCCCGGGCCCAGCGCCGCGTTCCGTCTCATGGTGACTCGGCGGGAGCCGGCCGTGAAGCTGCAATACGCGGTGAGCGGTCTGGAGCCGCTGGCCTGGTCTGAGGACCACCGCGTGTCTGTGTCCACCGCCCGCAGCATCGCTGTGCTGGAGCTCATCTGCGACGTGCACAACCCAGGCCAGGACCTGGTTATCCACCGCACCTCGGTGCCCGCCCCTCTCAACAGCTGCCTCCTCAAA GTTGGCTCAAAAACAGAAGTTGCTGAGTGTAAGGAGAAATTTGCCACCTCTAAGGACCCCACAATCAGTCAGACTTTCATGCTGGATAGGGTCTTCAACCCTGAGGGGAAGGCTTTGCCACCAATGAGAGGATTCAAATACACTAGCTGGTCCCCCATGGGTTGTGATGCTAATGGCAGGTGCCTCTTGGCAGCACTGACCATGGACAATCGCTTGACCATCCAGGCCAACCTCAATAGACTACAGTGGGTCCAGCTGGTTGATCTGACGGAGATTTATGGAGAACGTCTTTATGAGACCAATTACAGGCTCTCTAAAAATGAAGCCCCAGAAGGAAATCTTGGGGATTTTGCCGAGTTTCAGAGGAGACACAGCATGCAGACCCCAGTCAGAATGGAGTGGTCGGGCATCTGTACTACTCAGCAGGTCAAGCATAACAACGAATGTCGGGACGTTGGCAGTGTGCTCCTGGCTGTCCTCTTTGAAAATGGTAATATTGCCGTGTGGCAGTTTCAGCTACCGTTTGTAGGAAAGGAATCCATCTCTTCATGCAACACAATTGAGTCAGGAATCAGCTCTcctagtgttttgttttggtgggaATATGAGCACAATAATCGGAAAATGAGTGGCCTTATTGTGGGGAGTGCTTTTGGACCCGTAAAAATTCTTCCTGTCAATCTCAAAGCAGTCAAAGGCTATTTCACTTTAAGGCAGCCTGTTGTCTTGTGGAAAGAGATGGACCAGTTGCCTGTGCACAGCATCAAATGTGTGCCACTTTATCACCCTTACCAGAAGTGTAGTTGTAGCTTAGTGGTGGCTGCAAGAGGCTCCTATGTGTTTTGGTGTCTTCTTCTGATCTCCAAAGCAGGGCTGAATGTTCACAATTCCCACGTCACAGGTCTTCACTCCCTGCCGATTGTCTCCATGACTGCAGACAAACAGAACGGAACGGTCTATACTTGTTCCAGCGATGGCAAAGTGAGGCAGCTGATTCCCATTTTCACAGATGTTGCATTAAAGTTTGAACACCAGTTGATTAAACTCTCAGATGTATTTGGCTCAGTGAGGACTCACGGGATAGCCGTGAGCCCCTGTGGTGCGTACCTGGCCATCATTACCACGGAGGGCATGGTCAATGGTCTGCATCCTGTTAACAAAAACTACCAGGTCCAGTTTGTTACTCTCAAAACCTTTGAAGAGGCAGCCGCTCAGCTCCTGGAATCTTCAGTTCAGAATCTTTTTAAGCAGGTAGATTTAATAGACCTAGTACGCTGGAAGATTCTAAGAGATAAACATATCCCTCAATTTTTACAAGAAGCTttggaaaaaaagattgaaagcaGTGGAGTCACCTACTTTTGGCGTTTTAAGCTTTTCCTCTTGAGGATTTTGTATCAGTCAATGCAGAAGACCCCTTCAGAAGCCTTGTGGAAACCTGCTCATGAGGATGCAAAGATCTTACTAGTTGACTCACCTGGGATGGGCAATGCTGAGGATGAGCAGCAAGAAGAAGGCACTTCTTCCAAACAGGTGACTAAGCAGGGCCTGCAGGAGAGGAGCAAAGACGGCGATGCTGAGGAGCCCGCCGATGACTCACTCCCCCAGACCGGAGATGTCGGGGGCCGTGAGCCAATGGAGGAGAAACTTCTAGAAATCCAGGGAAAGATTGAAGCTGTGGAGATGCACTTGACCAGGGAACACATGAAGCGTGTCTTAGGAGAAGTGTATCTGCACACCTGGATCACAGAAAACACTAGCATTCCCACCAGAGGACTCTGTAACTTTTTAATGTCTGATGAAGAGTATGATGACAGAACAGCACGG GTGCTGATTGGACATATCTCAAAGAAGATGAACAAACAAACTTTCCCTGAGCACTGTAGTTTGTGTAAAGAGATCTTGCCATTCACAGATCGCAAACAGGCAGTCTGTTCCAATGGCCACATTTGGCTCCG GTGCTTTTTAACCTACCAGTCCTGCCAGAGTTTGATATACAGAAGGTGTTTGCTCCATGACAGCATTGCCCGGCATCCAGCTCCAGAAG ATCCTGACTGGATTAAGAGGTTACTGCAGAGCCCCTGCCCTTTCTGTGATTCTCCTGTCTTCTAA